The DNA region CTTTATCTCCGTCAGGGTAGGGTCGGTACGAAAAATAACCAACTCGATGTACGTTGGTGAAGCAGTGAAGTTTGGTTTAACAGCGATACTTTTTGCGGCTGTGTTTGCGTTTATCACACCGCTCTATGCACCCTCGCTGTTTATAACCTTCTTTGTTGTGCTGATGATCAACAGTCTGTCGCCGCTATTGAGTGGGCGACTGAACGACAGTTAATAACGTTTGAGACCAAGGTATGGCAACTGAAATTACCGCATCGTCGTATATTCAACACCACCTCACCAACCTGACCTATGGCAAGCTCCCCGCGGGCTATGAACGAGCCGATGGCAGTGTGCTTTCCGATAGCCTCTGGACCATGGCCGCCTCCGGTAAGGAAGCAGCCGATATGGGATTCTGGGCGCTGAACCTGGACAGTATGGGTATCTCCATCCTCCTGGGAGCCGTTTTCTACTGGATGTTCCGCAGTGTTGCCAAAAAAGCCACCTCGGGTGTGCCAACCGGGATGCAGAACCTGGTGGAGACGGTGGTCGAGTTTGTGCAAAGTAACGTCAGCAGTATGTTCCCCTACAAGAACCCGATGGTGGCACCAATGGCTCTCACCATTCTGGTGTGGGTGTTCTTTATGAACCTGATGGACCTGATAGCGATTGACCTGATCCCCGAGATCGCAAAGATCATCGGTGTGACCGTATTTGGTGCCGATGCGCATCACGTCTACTTCAAGATTGTGCCCTCGACCGATCCCAACATTACCCTTGGGATGGCGGCCTGTGTCTTTATCCTGATCCTCTTCTACAGCTTCCGTGAGAAGGGCATTGGTGGATTTATGGGTGAGCTTTGCCTGCACCCCTTTAGCAGCAAGAACATAGCACTTCAGGCGTTTTTTGTGCCGATTAACTTTGTCCTGGAGTTCGTCAACCTGATCGCCAAGCCGGTATCACTGGGTTTGCGACTGTTTGGCAATATGTACGCTGGTGAGATGATCTTTATCCTGATCGCTCTGATGTTCAGCGGTGGC from Aestuariirhabdus litorea includes:
- a CDS encoding ATP synthase subunit I — protein: MKKSVSHITRSPLYRLLALQLIVTLSMGMLFSLQSFEAAYSALLGGMVFMLPNALLIYKTFISVRVGSVRKITNSMYVGEAVKFGLTAILFAAVFAFITPLYAPSLFITFFVVLMINSLSPLLSGRLNDS
- the atpB gene encoding F0F1 ATP synthase subunit A, whose translation is MATEITASSYIQHHLTNLTYGKLPAGYERADGSVLSDSLWTMAASGKEAADMGFWALNLDSMGISILLGAVFYWMFRSVAKKATSGVPTGMQNLVETVVEFVQSNVSSMFPYKNPMVAPMALTILVWVFFMNLMDLIAIDLIPEIAKIIGVTVFGADAHHVYFKIVPSTDPNITLGMAACVFILILFYSFREKGIGGFMGELCLHPFSSKNIALQAFFVPINFVLEFVNLIAKPVSLGLRLFGNMYAGEMIFILIALMFSGGFLMGVFGGSLQLVWALFHILIISLQAFIFMVLTIVYMSMAYDTGEDH